From a single Synechococcus sp. MW101C3 genomic region:
- a CDS encoding FecR family protein has product MPRSASRAYAAVVFTGASLVAVLGLSGGAPATVQLPRVIDVAERPAFIKPPGRTEQKANAGQVLTSRTEIRTQRPGRMQVQLADGSSFRLGGDALLRLDPGGPSLKRGQIIAWIDPDGTRLLPLRVRTRVGTASIQGTTVFIEDFPSEVHFLSWEGTVQVSASDGRRFTLNSGEILTATTTGTWVGPRRLSVEEARVRRRTSVLMNGFSAPMATLPVIERELGLDR; this is encoded by the coding sequence ATGCCGCGCTCCGCCAGCCGGGCTTACGCCGCAGTTGTTTTCACCGGTGCGTCGCTGGTGGCGGTGTTAGGCCTTTCCGGCGGGGCCCCGGCCACCGTGCAATTGCCCCGGGTGATCGATGTGGCGGAGCGACCCGCCTTCATCAAGCCTCCCGGCCGAACGGAGCAGAAGGCCAACGCGGGCCAGGTGCTGACGTCCCGCACGGAGATCCGCACCCAGCGCCCGGGTCGGATGCAGGTGCAGCTGGCGGATGGCAGCAGTTTCCGCCTCGGCGGTGATGCCCTGCTGCGGCTCGATCCGGGCGGCCCCTCCCTGAAGCGCGGCCAGATCATTGCCTGGATCGATCCGGACGGGACCCGCCTCCTTCCCCTCAGGGTTCGCACCCGGGTGGGAACGGCCTCGATTCAGGGCACCACGGTGTTCATCGAGGATTTTCCCAGCGAAGTTCATTTTCTGAGCTGGGAAGGAACCGTGCAGGTGAGCGCCAGCGATGGCCGCCGCTTCACGCTCAATAGTGGAGAGATCCTCACCGCCACCACCACAGGCACTTGGGTGGGCCCCCGCCGGCTCAGCGTTGAGGAGGCGCGCGTGCGCCGCCGCACCAGTGTGCTGATGAATGGCTTCTCCGCCCCGATGGCAACCTTGCCGGTGATCGAGCGCGAGCTAGGCCTCGACCGTTGA
- the speA gene encoding biosynthetic arginine decarboxylase, whose translation MPAETVAAAPSGLAWSVADSSRLYGLEAWGDPYFTVSARGHVIVQPRGERGGSLDLVELVQELRGRNLSLPLLIRFDDILEDRLERLHGAFERAIAQYAYAGRYQGVFPVKCNQQRHVVEQLVESGRQWHFGLEAGSKAELLIALSLVNDPQALLICNGYKDQRYIETAILARRLGRQPVVVIEQADEVERIISASRDLGAAPLIGIRAKLATRSTGRWGSSVGEKAKFGLSVPDLLATVEALRAAGLLGELRLLHFHVGSQINDIAVLKDALQEAGQIYAALTRLGAPMGYLDVGGGLGVDYDGSRTATAASKNYSLQNYANDVVATVRECCDSAGIAVPTLVSESGRALASHFSVLVFDVLGASGLPGAVPAASGEEALILRNLRDTHAGIEAVAAADPASIALALERLQEAWNDALKFKDDAMAAFRLGYLGLPERGLAEQLTWACCQAIAERLALLPPETPIPQELRTLPAALASTYYANLSVFRSAPDTWAIDQLFPVMPLQRLDERPGRLGSFADLTCDSDGKLARFIDRGQVKTLLELHPLRTGEPYWIGLFLAGAYQEVMGNLHNLFGSTDAVHIRLAPGGGYRVDHVVRGDTNAEVLQAMEHDPQLLLERLRMASETAIAQGQLGIGDARRLMDHLETSLRQTTYLQAR comes from the coding sequence ATGCCTGCTGAAACCGTTGCCGCCGCTCCGTCGGGCCTGGCCTGGAGCGTGGCCGACAGCAGCCGCCTGTACGGCCTCGAAGCCTGGGGGGATCCCTATTTCACCGTGAGCGCCCGCGGCCACGTGATCGTGCAGCCCCGCGGCGAGCGCGGCGGCTCGCTCGATCTGGTGGAGCTGGTGCAGGAGCTGCGGGGGCGCAACCTCAGCCTGCCGCTGCTGATCCGCTTCGACGACATCCTCGAGGACCGCCTCGAGCGGCTGCACGGCGCCTTCGAGCGCGCCATCGCCCAGTACGCCTACGCCGGCCGCTATCAGGGCGTGTTTCCGGTGAAGTGCAACCAGCAGCGCCACGTGGTGGAGCAGCTGGTGGAAAGCGGCCGGCAGTGGCATTTCGGCCTGGAGGCCGGCAGCAAGGCGGAGCTGCTGATCGCGCTCTCGCTGGTGAACGATCCCCAGGCGCTGCTGATCTGCAACGGCTACAAGGATCAGCGCTACATCGAGACGGCGATCCTGGCCCGGCGGCTCGGCCGGCAGCCGGTGGTGGTGATCGAGCAGGCCGATGAGGTGGAGCGGATCATCAGCGCCAGCCGCGACCTGGGGGCGGCGCCGCTGATCGGCATCCGCGCCAAGCTGGCCACCCGCAGCACCGGCCGCTGGGGCAGTTCGGTGGGCGAGAAGGCCAAGTTCGGCCTGTCGGTGCCCGACCTGCTGGCCACCGTTGAGGCCCTGCGCGCCGCCGGCCTGCTGGGCGAGCTGCGCCTGCTGCACTTCCACGTGGGCAGCCAGATCAACGACATCGCCGTGCTCAAGGACGCCCTCCAGGAGGCGGGGCAGATCTATGCCGCGCTCACCCGGCTGGGGGCACCGATGGGCTACCTGGATGTGGGCGGCGGCCTGGGCGTCGACTACGACGGCAGCCGTACCGCCACGGCCGCCTCCAAGAACTACTCGCTGCAGAACTACGCCAACGACGTGGTGGCCACCGTGCGGGAGTGCTGCGACAGCGCGGGCATCGCCGTGCCGACGCTGGTGAGCGAGAGCGGCCGGGCCCTCGCCAGCCACTTCTCGGTATTGGTGTTCGACGTGCTGGGGGCCAGCGGCCTTCCCGGCGCCGTGCCGGCGGCCAGCGGCGAGGAGGCCCTGATCCTGCGGAACCTGCGTGACACCCATGCGGGGATCGAGGCGGTGGCGGCCGCGGACCCCGCGTCGATCGCCCTGGCCCTGGAGCGGTTGCAGGAGGCCTGGAACGACGCCCTCAAGTTCAAGGACGACGCGATGGCGGCCTTTCGCCTCGGCTACCTGGGCCTGCCGGAGCGGGGCCTGGCCGAGCAGCTCACCTGGGCCTGCTGCCAGGCGATCGCCGAACGGCTGGCCCTGCTGCCGCCTGAAACGCCGATTCCCCAGGAGCTGCGCACCCTGCCGGCGGCCCTGGCCTCCACCTATTACGCCAACCTCTCGGTGTTCCGCTCGGCGCCTGACACCTGGGCGATCGATCAGCTGTTCCCCGTGATGCCGCTGCAACGGCTGGACGAGCGGCCGGGCCGGCTGGGCAGCTTCGCCGATCTCACCTGCGATTCCGACGGCAAGCTGGCCCGCTTCATCGACCGGGGCCAGGTGAAGACCCTGCTGGAACTGCACCCGCTGCGGACCGGTGAGCCCTACTGGATCGGCCTGTTCCTGGCCGGTGCCTACCAGGAGGTGATGGGCAACCTGCACAACCTGTTCGGCAGCACCGATGCCGTGCACATCCGCCTGGCGCCCGGCGGCGGCTACCGGGTGGATCACGTGGTGCGCGGCGACACCAATGCCGAGGTACTGCAGGCGATGGAGCACGACCCCCAGCTGCTGCTGGAGCGGCTGCGCATGGCCAGCGAGACGGCGATCGCCCAGGGGCAGCTGGGCATCGGCGATGCCCGCCGCCTGATGGATCACCTGGAAACCAGCCTGCGGCAGACCACCTATCTGCAGGCCCGCTGA
- the ndk gene encoding nucleoside-diphosphate kinase, with the protein MATERTFLAIKPDGVQRGLVGEILGRFERKGFKLVGLKQLVPSRELAESHYGVHRERPFFAGLVAFITSGPVVAMVWEGDGVIASARKLIGATKPLEAEPGTIRGDLAVNIGRNVIHGSDAAETADFEIGLWFEASELSDWTPADQVWRVEP; encoded by the coding sequence ATGGCCACCGAACGCACCTTCCTCGCGATCAAACCGGACGGGGTGCAGCGCGGGCTGGTGGGCGAGATCCTGGGGCGCTTCGAGCGCAAGGGCTTCAAGCTGGTGGGCCTCAAGCAGCTGGTGCCCAGCCGGGAACTGGCAGAGAGCCATTACGGCGTGCACCGGGAACGGCCCTTCTTCGCCGGCCTGGTGGCTTTCATCACCAGCGGCCCTGTGGTGGCGATGGTATGGGAGGGCGATGGTGTGATCGCCAGTGCCCGCAAGTTGATCGGCGCCACCAAGCCCCTGGAGGCCGAGCCCGGCACGATCCGCGGCGATCTGGCCGTGAACATCGGCCGCAACGTGATTCATGGCTCTGATGCGGCGGAAACCGCCGATTTCGAGATTGGCCTCTGGTTCGAAGCCTCCGAGCTCAGCGATTGGACGCCGGCTGACCAGGTGTGGCGCGTCGAGCCCTGA